A stretch of DNA from Salmo trutta chromosome 12, fSalTru1.1, whole genome shotgun sequence:
aaaggaGGTGGTGGTGCAACTCTATTTggctggtgttcctaatgtttggtctACTCTGTGATTACTTGGTTAATAAATCCGTAGTCTACtgctgaaagctatgatcacaTGTTTACTATGCTTGAGGTATTGCACCTCACCAGTATCCTGTTCCTGTCCATCAGACCTGAGGAGGAGCAGATCACCAACACCATGGACAAGCTGTTTGTGAGCTTCGGCCTGGAGATCCTGAAGAAGATCCCAGGCAGGGTCTCCACGGAGGTAGACGCCAGGTACAGGAAAGCCCCCTGCGCCGCTCGGGCCTACATAAGTCGATCATGTGCTTTGTATCTGTCGACACCAGCTATCAGAATAACATCCACTCATCAATTATGTTTAATATAAATGTCTGAACATAGCCATGTAGGCATTATCAGTTTCTATGGGGAGGGGAATGGTTCATGTGAAACTGCATTTACAAATATGCTCAATTCCACGAAGTTGATGAATGAACTTGTTGCCTCAAATGCAAACTGGAGCCTTTACAGATCAGGGTAGTAAATAGAGTCAAGTTAAAGGCTCAATCTCACGGAACACAAGTTCACAGCAGAGCCTCAGACTCAAATGACTGGTGTGGAGTCCACATAAAACGGCTTTACCAAATAGTAATCGTTCATAGCGTTAATATTTAGATTGACTAACTCAACCTCTCCCACTCGACATTAGGCTTTCGTACGATAAGGATGAGATGGTGGCTCGGGCCCTGCGGATCATTGCCTTGTACGAAGAGGCTGGTATCAAGAAGGACCGTGTTCTCATCAAGCTCTCCTCAACATGGGAAGGCATCCAGGCTGGCAGGTgtgagatggagggggagggaaggataTGAGTCATCTACCTTACAGGGGCATTTCTTCACCTGTCATctgggcccagtttttcaaaagttatctaACTGGATTTTGCCCACTAGGCTTAAGTGGAATGAGTAGTGTGAGACTCCCCAGTCAATGATTTGCCCTTTCTTTGCATTTAACCCTATCTGGTAGGTGAAATCCAGTTAACTTTTGAAGAAATGAATACTGTAGCTGTGTGTATATGCACGTCTTGGAATGTGGACTAAAAACAAATGTGATAATGTTTAGGTGTTCTGTTGGTACACAGTGGACTGTTTTCAAAACATGCTGTTTTGGCAACTGTAATTTGACGCAAATGGTTAAACAATTTACCTGCCATGTTCTGTCAATTTACCTCCAACCTAGAAATTATTTTGGTGTCAATTGGTTTCTAAAATGTTGGTTTTGACAGCCATGGAAGCTCTGCTGTTTACTGTCCTTTGCTGTTCCTGTCAATGTGTGTACCTGCAGGGAGCTGGAGGAGAAGCACGGGGTCCACTGCAACATGACCCTGCTGTTCTCCTTCGCCCAGGCAGTGGCCTGCGCCGAGGCCAAAGTCACCCTCATCTCACCCTTTGTGGGCCGCATCATGGACTGGTACAAGGAGAACACTGCCCAGAAGAGCTACGAGGCCCATGAGGACCCAGGTATGGGCTGACTGATCCATCATTTGATAGCATGAGTGTTGGCCTCAACAGTCCCAGACCTTACATTATCAGTATAATAAGATACCTGGGGACTTGGCTGTATTTATTGACTTCATTACTGGAGTGGCTTTATTACACAAACATCTTTATTTTGTTCTCTTCACTCAGGTGTGATCAGTGTGACCAAGATTTACAACCACTACAAGAAGTATGACTATACCACGGTGGTGATGGGCGCTTCCTTCAGGAACACTGCGGAGGTCAAGGCCTTGGCCGGCTGTGACCTGCTTACCATTTCCCCTGGCTTACTGGGAGAGCTGAGCAAAGACCACAGCACCGTCACACCAATGCTCACGGTTCAGAAAGGTAACAACTCATTGCTACCTCCTACAGGACACTAGTATGAGCTCCCTGGAACAGTTGGGAATGAACATGATATCACAttgtttgtcacatgtgctgcatacagcaggtgtagaccttactgtgaaatgcttgcttataagcctctaaccaacaatgcagataagagaatatttactaaataaaataacaatgaggctatatacaggaggtacctgTACTGAagcaatgtgtgggggtacaggttagtctatGTAAATAGTTCTGGTGGCCATTTGCTTGTTctgcagtcttacggcttggggtagaagctgttaaggagccttttggacctagacttggttcccctgtactgcttgctgtgcggtaggaATGAGAGGGGGGGCCTCATCTGACACCACCTAGTgtatagatcctggatggcaagaagcttgaccccagtgacgtactgggccatacgcaatACCCTCTGTAGCCCCTTATgattggatgccgagcagttgcgaTATCAGGCGGtgacgcaaccggtcaggatgctctagaactttttgaggatctggggacccatgccaaatcttcagTCACCTCAGTggggggggaaaaggtgttgtcgtgccctcttcacaactgtcttggtgtctGGGCCATGATAATTTGGTgctgtggacaccaaggaacttgccgctctcaacctgctccactacagccccgtcgatgagaacggGTGTGTGCCCGGTCCTTTCTc
This window harbors:
- the LOC115203494 gene encoding transaldolase; translation: MCSVSPDKRRKMESALEQLKKHTVVVADTGDFNAIEEYKPQDATTNPSLILAAAKMAAYQHLVDQAIKYGIAKGGPEEEQITNTMDKLFVSFGLEILKKIPGRVSTEVDARLSYDKDEMVARALRIIALYEEAGIKKDRVLIKLSSTWEGIQAGRELEEKHGVHCNMTLLFSFAQAVACAEAKVTLISPFVGRIMDWYKENTAQKSYEAHEDPGVISVTKIYNHYKKYDYTTVVMGASFRNTAEVKALAGCDLLTISPGLLGELSKDHSTVTPMLTVQKAKACDLEKVHLDEKEFRWQHNEDRMAVEKLSDGIRKFAADAIKLETMIKEKMLNVKNGQ